From a single Methylosinus sp. H3A genomic region:
- the aroB gene encoding 3-dehydroquinate synthase, which produces MSKVQAIGGQTIGGHAARPGGPTPPEDSARAIRGALLGRSLVLVGMMGSGKTSIGQRLAQRLGLPFKDADAEIVAAAAGMSIPDIFAKYGEAHFRDCERRVIARLLAGEPCVLATGGGAFMDETTRLRVKERGVSLWFDAAHDVLLRRVRRKGDRPLLQTSDPAAVLRRLMDERYPVYRQADIAVLSRDVPHEVMVEETVAALLAWAVGAPESSTTQGFTRFMTSRTPPAPVEPQTVEVGLGDRAYDIIIGAGLLEQAGEHLARIAPGAACAVVTDANVARLQLPVLRHSLEKSGIRTTSIIVEPGESSKSFPVFQRVCEEILEARIERRDVVLALGGGVVGDLAGFAAASVRRGSRFVQVPTTLLAQVDSSVGGKTGINTPQGKNLVGAFYQPSLVLADVDALATLPLREFRAGYAEVVKYGLIDDAFFFEWLENNASAVFADRAARVEAISVSCRSKAKIVARDETEQGDRALLNLGHTFGHALERLVHYDSERLVHGEGVAIGLVSAFRFSASLGLCSQQDAERVGRHLARVGLPTRIRDIPGWRDDADAMLDAMFQDKKVEKGALTFILARGVGRSFVAKGVEVDKVRSFLKDEIARE; this is translated from the coding sequence ATGAGCAAAGTGCAAGCGATCGGCGGCCAAACCATCGGCGGCCATGCGGCGCGACCGGGCGGCCCGACTCCGCCCGAGGACAGCGCGCGCGCCATTCGCGGCGCTCTGCTCGGCCGCTCGCTCGTCCTCGTCGGCATGATGGGCTCGGGCAAGACCTCCATCGGCCAGCGCCTCGCGCAACGCCTGGGGCTCCCCTTCAAAGACGCCGACGCCGAGATCGTCGCCGCCGCGGCGGGCATGTCGATTCCCGATATTTTCGCCAAATATGGCGAGGCGCATTTCCGCGATTGCGAGCGCCGCGTCATCGCCCGCCTGCTCGCCGGCGAGCCCTGCGTGCTGGCGACCGGCGGCGGCGCCTTCATGGACGAGACGACGCGCCTGCGGGTGAAGGAGCGCGGCGTCTCGCTGTGGTTCGACGCCGCCCATGACGTGCTGCTGCGCCGCGTGCGCCGCAAGGGCGACCGCCCGCTTTTGCAGACCAGCGACCCCGCCGCCGTGCTGCGCCGGCTGATGGACGAGCGCTATCCCGTCTACCGCCAGGCCGATATCGCCGTGCTCTCTCGCGACGTCCCCCATGAGGTGATGGTCGAGGAGACGGTGGCGGCGCTGCTCGCCTGGGCCGTGGGCGCGCCGGAAAGCTCCACGACACAAGGGTTTACCAGATTCATGACGTCACGAACGCCGCCCGCCCCCGTCGAGCCGCAAACTGTCGAGGTGGGGCTCGGCGACCGCGCCTATGACATCATCATCGGCGCCGGCCTGCTCGAGCAGGCCGGCGAGCATCTCGCGCGCATCGCGCCGGGCGCGGCCTGCGCCGTCGTCACCGACGCCAATGTCGCCCGGCTGCAGCTCCCCGTGCTGCGCCACAGCCTCGAGAAAAGCGGCATTCGCACCACCTCCATCATCGTGGAGCCGGGCGAAAGCTCGAAGTCCTTCCCCGTCTTCCAGCGCGTCTGCGAGGAGATTCTCGAGGCGCGCATCGAGCGGCGCGACGTGGTGCTGGCGCTCGGCGGCGGCGTCGTCGGCGATCTCGCCGGCTTCGCGGCGGCGAGCGTGCGGCGGGGCTCCCGCTTCGTGCAGGTTCCGACGACTCTGCTGGCGCAGGTCGACTCCTCCGTCGGCGGCAAGACCGGCATCAACACGCCGCAGGGCAAGAATCTCGTCGGCGCCTTCTACCAGCCCTCGCTGGTGCTGGCCGATGTCGACGCTCTGGCGACGCTGCCGCTGCGCGAGTTCCGCGCCGGCTACGCCGAGGTCGTGAAATACGGCCTCATCGACGACGCCTTCTTCTTCGAATGGCTGGAGAACAACGCCTCCGCCGTCTTCGCCGACCGCGCCGCCCGCGTCGAGGCGATCTCGGTGAGCTGCCGCTCCAAGGCCAAGATCGTCGCCCGCGACGAGACCGAGCAAGGCGATCGCGCCCTGCTCAATCTCGGCCATACATTCGGGCACGCTCTCGAGCGGCTCGTGCATTACGACAGCGAGCGCCTCGTCCATGGCGAGGGCGTCGCCATCGGCCTCGTCTCCGCCTTCCGCTTCTCGGCGAGCCTCGGCCTGTGCAGCCAGCAGGACGCCGAGCGCGTCGGCCGCCATCTGGCGCGCGTCGGCCTGCCGACCCGCATCCGCGACATTCCCGGCTGGCGCGACGACGCCGACGCCATGCTCGACGCCATGTTCCAGGACAAGAAGGTCGAGAAGGGCGCGCTCACCTTCATTCTGGCGCGCGGCGTCGGACGATCCTTCGTCGCCAAAGGCGTCGAGGTGGACAAGGTGCGCAGCTTCCTCAAAGACGAGATCGCCCGCGAGTAG
- a CDS encoding helix-turn-helix domain-containing protein translates to MGRGDLEGTVSPSGRDELARKFVEWRSLVLDASRCPVRDVLDRVGDKWTTLIVMALAGGPQRFGALTRAAPDISKRMLTQTLRNLERDGLVARTVYPTKPPSVDYRLTALGGAMLEPLAALIRWAEQSHPAIVAARRRFDEGPAEESAA, encoded by the coding sequence TTGGGACGTGGTGACCTCGAGGGAACCGTCTCGCCGAGCGGGCGGGACGAGCTCGCGCGCAAATTCGTCGAATGGCGGAGCCTGGTCCTGGACGCGAGCCGCTGTCCGGTGCGCGACGTGCTGGATCGCGTCGGCGACAAATGGACGACGCTGATAGTGATGGCGCTGGCCGGCGGGCCGCAGCGCTTCGGCGCGCTCACCCGCGCGGCGCCCGATATTTCCAAGCGCATGTTGACGCAGACGCTGCGCAATCTGGAGCGGGACGGATTGGTCGCGCGCACCGTCTATCCGACCAAGCCGCCGAGCGTGGATTATCGGTTGACGGCTCTGGGCGGCGCGATGTTGGAGCCGCTCGCGGCGCTCATTCGCTGGGCGGAACAGAGCCATCCGGCGATCGTCGCGGCGCGGCGACGCTTCGACGAAGGGCCGGCCGAGGAAAGCGCGGCGTGA
- a CDS encoding HlyC/CorC family transporter, translating into MHGGVETGLEKVDIWVAAFVVLLCVLLSAFFSASETALTAASHAHMHALEKEGDRRAGLVNRLLRQRNRMIAALLLGSTLVNIGGSAFTTSVLVYLTGESGAVYATIIMTVLLLVFAEVLPKTVAINHPDRLSLRVARVISLFVAIFGPLLFAVEAFVRGVLKLAGVEIGHGRTLLSPYDELKSAVDIMHEEGTVERNWRDMFGGVLDLQILHVADVMIHRTKMRTIDADLPPEQIVREVLASPFTRMPVWRDRPDNFIGVIHSKDLLRALDAAGADFSKLSIDDIALEPWFVPESTTLEDQLEAFLKRKTHFALVVDEYGEVMGLVTLEDILEEIVGDIRDEHDLAMQGVRPQGDGSVLVDGAVPVRDLNRVMEWSLPDEEATTIAGLVIHEAAAIPEAGQVFNFHDFRFEVLRKMRNRITVLKVTPTEAKEPD; encoded by the coding sequence ATGCACGGCGGAGTCGAAACGGGCCTCGAGAAGGTCGACATTTGGGTCGCGGCCTTCGTGGTCCTGCTATGCGTTCTCCTGTCGGCGTTCTTCTCCGCCTCCGAGACGGCGCTGACCGCCGCCTCGCACGCCCATATGCATGCGCTGGAGAAGGAGGGGGACCGCCGCGCGGGGCTCGTCAACCGCCTGTTGCGCCAGCGCAATCGCATGATCGCGGCGCTGCTGCTCGGCTCCACTCTGGTCAATATCGGCGGCTCGGCCTTCACGACGAGCGTGCTGGTCTATCTCACCGGCGAGAGCGGCGCCGTCTACGCCACCATCATCATGACTGTGCTGCTGCTGGTCTTCGCCGAGGTGCTGCCGAAGACGGTCGCGATCAACCATCCCGACCGTCTGTCGCTGCGCGTCGCCCGCGTCATCAGCCTGTTCGTCGCCATTTTCGGCCCGCTGCTCTTTGCGGTGGAGGCCTTCGTGCGCGGCGTGCTGAAGCTCGCCGGCGTCGAGATCGGCCACGGCCGCACGCTGCTCTCGCCCTATGACGAGCTCAAGAGCGCCGTCGACATCATGCACGAGGAAGGAACCGTCGAGCGCAATTGGCGCGACATGTTCGGCGGCGTGCTCGATCTGCAAATTCTGCATGTCGCCGATGTGATGATCCACCGCACCAAAATGCGGACGATCGACGCCGATCTGCCGCCCGAGCAGATCGTGCGCGAGGTGCTGGCCTCGCCCTTCACGCGCATGCCGGTGTGGCGCGACCGGCCCGACAATTTCATCGGCGTCATCCACTCCAAGGATTTGTTGCGCGCGCTCGATGCGGCGGGAGCGGATTTCTCCAAGCTCAGCATCGACGACATTGCGCTCGAGCCCTGGTTCGTGCCGGAATCGACGACGCTCGAGGATCAGCTCGAGGCCTTCCTCAAGCGCAAGACGCATTTCGCGCTCGTCGTCGACGAATATGGCGAGGTGATGGGCCTCGTCACGCTCGAGGACATTCTCGAGGAGATCGTCGGCGACATTCGCGACGAGCATGATCTCGCCATGCAGGGCGTGCGCCCGCAGGGGGACGGCTCCGTGCTCGTCGACGGCGCGGTTCCGGTGCGCGATCTCAATCGCGTGATGGAGTGGAGCCTGCCCGACGAAGAGGCGACGACGATCGCCGGCCTCGTCATCCATGAGGCGGCCGCCATTCCGGAGGCGGGGCAAGTGTTCAACTTCCACGACTTCCGCTTCGAGGTGCTGCGCAAGATGCGCAACCGCATCACCGTGCTGAAAGTGACCCCGACCGAGGCCAAGGAGCCGGACTGA